AAAACTATGCCCTAGCCGATCTGCTGCCGCGCCACATTGCCCTGCTCGAAGAGTTAGCAGGAGCCTCCCGTTAGTCTATACGCCTCCGTTTCTTTCTGACATCCTCCCCGTGGCTCCGCTTCGCTAAAGCCAGGGGGTTCCTCCTTCACCCAACCGACTTGTCCAAAGCAATTGCTTGATTTAGATAGAGGTCGCTTTGTCCAGAGGCGTTAATTCCGGTATGCCCTACCGTACTCAAACCCGCCAATCTCAATCCCTTCTCCAGGATGTTCCACGCTGCATTCTCATCTCTGCATCGCACAGAGCCACAGTGGGGACAAACATGAGTTCGGGTGCTCAAACTCTTTTTGACTGGCTGTTTGCAATCAAAACAATCAATCGTAGTGTTCGGGGGTGGAACAGGTTGCTGCACT
The sequence above is drawn from the Synechococcales cyanobacterium T60_A2020_003 genome and encodes:
- a CDS encoding transposase, producing the protein MSRQRKDWAIKQARALVMSSDLIAYENLQVRNMVRNHHLSKSISDAAWSLFVNWVKYYAQIFGKVQQPVPPPNTTIDCFDCKQPVKKSLSTRTHVCPHCGSVRCRDENAAWNILEKGLRLAGLSTVGHTGINASGQSDLYLNQAIALDKSVG